Proteins found in one Immundisolibacter sp. genomic segment:
- a CDS encoding fatty acid desaturase gives MADYTVKGFSPAAWLLLPAAMVSGAIAGVALGGGWVWLGIAELPLLALVDTALGPDHRPRAPLAGWFADLLLVLQLPLVASLWCVFAWRVGPAAAGLQGADWVGLVLSTAFVTAYGALPASHELGHRDDVFRRKVGNLLDTFLLAPYGVLSHNHVHHLALDTLVDAETARRGQSVYSFMIYMGWNRHLESWRVEAARLRRMGYSPWSWRSAVWRGFAQYALVLTAVAAMAGGRGVGLAVLISVLALLMLTALSYSQHYGMTRVPGSTVHMHHAWNHLYPLTRGGMFEITTHSQHHMDVDVRYWNLTPLPDAPQMPSAWLCLLMALLPPLWLRVMRPRLADWDQQHAVGAEQSLARQANAAAGWSQPVAETT, from the coding sequence ATGGCCGACTACACCGTTAAAGGCTTTTCGCCGGCCGCCTGGTTACTGCTGCCGGCTGCCATGGTGTCAGGGGCGATTGCGGGAGTCGCGCTGGGCGGCGGCTGGGTGTGGCTGGGTATCGCCGAGCTGCCTCTGCTGGCGCTGGTGGACACGGCGCTGGGTCCGGACCATCGGCCGCGGGCGCCTTTGGCTGGGTGGTTTGCCGACCTGCTGCTGGTGTTGCAACTACCGCTGGTGGCCTCGTTGTGGTGCGTGTTCGCCTGGCGCGTGGGGCCGGCGGCGGCCGGTTTGCAGGGCGCGGACTGGGTGGGGCTGGTGCTGTCCACTGCCTTCGTTACCGCCTACGGCGCGCTGCCGGCCTCGCACGAGCTCGGCCACCGGGATGATGTGTTCCGGCGCAAGGTCGGCAACCTGCTCGATACCTTCCTGCTAGCCCCCTACGGCGTGTTGTCGCACAACCACGTGCACCATCTGGCGCTGGACACGCTGGTCGATGCCGAAACCGCCCGGCGCGGGCAAAGCGTGTACAGCTTCATGATTTACATGGGCTGGAACCGGCACCTGGAAAGCTGGCGCGTGGAGGCGGCCCGCCTGCGGCGCATGGGCTATTCGCCGTGGTCGTGGCGCAGTGCCGTGTGGCGCGGCTTTGCCCAGTACGCGCTGGTGCTGACGGCCGTGGCTGCCATGGCGGGCGGCAGGGGCGTGGGTCTGGCGGTGCTGATATCCGTGCTGGCGCTGCTGATGCTGACGGCCCTGTCTTACTCGCAGCACTACGGCATGACCCGCGTGCCCGGATCGACGGTGCACATGCACCACGCTTGGAATCACCTGTATCCGCTGACCCGCGGCGGGATGTTCGAGATCACCACCCACTCGCAGCACCACATGGACGTTGACGTGCGTTACTGGAACCTGACACCCCTGCCGGACGCACCGCAGATGCCAAGCGCCTGGCTGTGCCTGCTGATGGCATTGCTGCCGCCGCTGTGGCTGCGGGTGATGCGCCCGCGCCTAGCCGATTGGGATCAGCAGCATGCCGTTGGCGCCGAACAGTCCCTGGCGCGCCAGGCCAACGCCGCCGCCGGTTGGTCGCAGCCAGTGGCAGAAACCACCTGA
- a CDS encoding TetR/AcrR family transcriptional regulator, producing MSSPAPQAIHADDPAELLGHDRILTQALPLFATQGYGGITMREIARAAGLTIGTLYHYFASKRALYLAVLDHAYGQAAKHWASDVLHGPGDPHQRLATYLREYCAFVAGNHDFVRLMKREQIEGDAEQMELQANSLLAQQYEATVDLFAELAPDRDPTLLAHSLLAMVLHHYEVRALRPHFRDYRPEHDDPERIAAHVLSVLTQGMGGRPAEPGADCAFSFKETSS from the coding sequence ATGTCCTCCCCAGCCCCCCAGGCGATTCACGCCGACGACCCGGCCGAGCTGCTGGGCCACGATCGCATCCTGACGCAGGCGCTGCCGCTGTTCGCGACCCAGGGCTACGGCGGCATCACCATGCGCGAGATCGCTCGCGCCGCCGGCCTGACCATCGGCACCCTGTACCACTACTTCGCCAGCAAGCGGGCGCTGTATCTGGCCGTGCTGGACCACGCCTACGGTCAGGCTGCCAAACACTGGGCCAGCGACGTTCTGCACGGACCGGGCGATCCGCACCAACGACTGGCGACCTATTTGCGCGAGTACTGCGCCTTCGTGGCCGGCAACCACGATTTCGTGCGTCTGATGAAGCGCGAGCAGATCGAAGGCGACGCCGAGCAGATGGAATTGCAGGCCAACTCGCTGCTCGCCCAACAGTACGAGGCCACGGTGGATCTGTTCGCCGAGTTGGCGCCTGACCGCGATCCGACCCTGCTTGCCCACTCCCTGCTTGCCATGGTGCTGCACCATTACGAGGTGCGCGCGCTGCGTCCTCACTTCCGTGACTATCGGCCAGAACACGACGACCCGGAGCGGATCGCCGCGCACGTGCTGAGCGTACTGACGCAAGGCATGGGCGGCCGGCCGGCCGAGCCCGGCGCCGACTGTGCGTTTTCTTTCAAGGAGACCTCGTCATGA